From Planococcus halocryophilus, the proteins below share one genomic window:
- a CDS encoding Bcr/CflA family efflux MFS transporter: protein MMQNPKGRKRLGLALILSMLGILAPLNIDMYLPAFPAIADELDAHVSLVQLSLTACLIGLAAGQIVVGPFSDAIGRRKPLIISVILFALSSVLCAVAPNIETLVAARFIQGFTASGGVVLSRAVVSDVFTGREMTKFFALLMVINAVAPMAAPIAGGAILALPFAGWETIFYFLGLLGVMMVIVVTLRLPETLPPEQRVPSSIRHSVQTMASLFKERPYIGYALVVGLIHGGSFAYVAGTPFVYQEIYGVSPQTFSVLFGINGIAMILGSFIIGKFGGIVSEHRLLQGAVVVAVSATFVLLIMTIIQGPLASLVISIFIYMIAIGMIFTSSFTLAMKGQGHRAGSASAVVGMLPLVIGSLVSPLVGINETSAVPMGAILFGTSILGTIAFFFLTGHRQQVEQ from the coding sequence ATGATGCAAAACCCGAAAGGAAGAAAACGGCTGGGTCTCGCATTGATCCTCAGCATGCTTGGAATTTTAGCGCCGCTGAATATCGATATGTATTTGCCGGCTTTTCCTGCAATCGCTGATGAACTCGATGCACACGTGTCGTTAGTACAGCTTAGTTTAACTGCGTGTTTAATCGGACTCGCTGCTGGGCAAATCGTCGTTGGGCCATTTAGTGACGCGATAGGGAGACGGAAGCCTCTCATTATCTCCGTTATTTTGTTTGCGCTGTCGTCTGTTCTTTGTGCTGTTGCCCCGAACATTGAGACCCTAGTTGCGGCTCGCTTTATCCAAGGATTTACTGCATCTGGTGGTGTGGTGTTATCAAGAGCGGTCGTAAGTGATGTGTTTACAGGGCGAGAAATGACGAAGTTTTTTGCGTTATTGATGGTGATTAACGCGGTAGCTCCGATGGCAGCACCTATTGCAGGTGGCGCGATACTAGCCTTGCCATTTGCAGGATGGGAAACGATTTTTTATTTTCTTGGATTGCTTGGGGTGATGATGGTGATTGTTGTGACATTGCGCTTGCCTGAAACCTTGCCTCCTGAACAACGTGTGCCAAGCTCCATCAGACATTCGGTTCAGACAATGGCCAGTTTGTTTAAAGAACGCCCTTATATTGGGTACGCATTAGTCGTCGGCTTAATCCATGGTGGCAGTTTTGCCTATGTTGCCGGAACACCTTTTGTCTACCAAGAGATCTACGGCGTTTCACCTCAAACTTTTAGTGTGTTGTTTGGTATTAACGGCATCGCCATGATTCTTGGTAGTTTTATCATTGGGAAGTTTGGCGGCATTGTTTCCGAGCATCGTTTGTTGCAAGGAGCGGTCGTTGTGGCAGTGAGTGCTACGTTTGTGTTGTTGATCATGACGATCATCCAAGGACCTCTCGCATCACTTGTGATTTCGATTTTTATTTACATGATTGCGATTGGCATGATTTTTACGAGTTCTTTCACGTTGGCGATGAAAGGGCAGGGACACCGAGCAGGGAGTGCGAGTGCCGTTGTTGGGATGTTGCCTTTAGTTATTGGGTCACTGGTATCCCCGCTCGTTGGAATTAATGAAACTTCAGCGGTTCCAATGGGCGCTATTTTATTTGGAACGTCTATACTCGGAACGATTGCCTTTTTCTTTTTAACTGGGCATCGACAGCAAGTCGAGCAATAA
- a CDS encoding NUDIX domain-containing protein produces MHIRNSAKAVIQKEGHVLLTKNKDAEGIFYLFPGGGQEHGEVLVQTIKRECLEEIGFQVTVGELLHIREYIGKNHEHAHDRDVHQIEFYFVCTIDAQPVEVPVPSNPDSHQIGTEWVAIQNLQEYRIYPKEIRLPVQQFADNKKNAAYLGDIN; encoded by the coding sequence ATGCATATACGCAATTCAGCCAAAGCCGTTATACAAAAAGAAGGGCACGTATTACTGACAAAAAATAAAGACGCAGAAGGCATTTTTTATTTGTTTCCTGGCGGGGGACAAGAACACGGGGAAGTATTAGTCCAAACTATTAAACGAGAATGCTTAGAAGAAATAGGTTTCCAAGTTACAGTGGGAGAACTGTTACATATACGCGAATACATAGGCAAAAACCATGAACATGCGCATGATCGAGACGTTCACCAAATTGAATTTTATTTTGTTTGTACAATCGATGCTCAACCGGTAGAAGTGCCAGTTCCGTCTAATCCTGATTCTCATCAAATTGGCACGGAGTGGGTAGCAATCCAAAACTTACAGGAGTACCGCATTTATCCAAAAGAGATTCGGTTGCCAGTCCAGCAATTTGCGGATAATAAAAAAAACGCTGCGTATTTAGGGGATATTAATTAA
- a CDS encoding kanamycin nucleotidyltransferase C-terminal domain-containing protein, producing MIAVLKDRLLAAYGEQLLAIGVYGSIALETEGPYSDIEMHVVTKEYHRLEYFEFVYDRFKIEIGFYDKQAFFEKAKKIDDAWAIKAGAFIHVLPVYDPTNLFEQVKSLPFEALSSSAHRVMKEFMVGEPYETMAKIRNSYHSGNHNYIPLGANDLVWETAKLIGLANHTYYSTRAKTYEESLQMKSLPSGYREIVQQVKNGQLTDTETVYQLCESLWTGLNRWMETLGLDYRLDKLPI from the coding sequence ATGATCGCTGTATTAAAAGACCGGTTGTTGGCAGCTTACGGGGAGCAGCTACTAGCCATCGGCGTATATGGCTCTATAGCGTTAGAGACAGAAGGACCGTATTCAGATATTGAAATGCATGTGGTGACAAAAGAGTATCATCGCTTAGAATATTTTGAATTTGTTTATGATCGGTTCAAAATCGAGATCGGTTTTTATGACAAGCAGGCGTTTTTTGAGAAAGCCAAAAAGATTGATGATGCTTGGGCGATCAAAGCAGGAGCGTTTATCCATGTTTTACCTGTATACGATCCTACAAACCTGTTTGAACAAGTGAAAAGCTTGCCTTTTGAAGCGTTGAGTTCATCTGCTCACCGTGTTATGAAAGAATTCATGGTGGGGGAGCCATACGAGACCATGGCAAAAATTCGTAATAGTTACCATAGCGGCAACCACAACTACATCCCACTTGGCGCAAACGATTTAGTATGGGAAACAGCCAAGTTAATCGGTCTCGCAAATCATACATACTACAGTACAAGAGCTAAAACTTATGAAGAATCCTTACAGATGAAGTCCTTGCCTTCTGGTTACAGGGAAATTGTGCAGCAAGTGAAAAATGGACAGCTGACTGATACGGAAACGGTTTATCAGCTTTGTGAAAGTTTATGGACAGGGTTAAATAGATGGATGGAGACGTTAGGGTTGGATTATCGGCTCGATAAACTTCCAATCTAG